The segment CAATGCTTAGATACAACTACTTAGGGTATATTAATTCAACCGGGCAATGGTCGTATTATTTATCTGTAGATGTCGTCCGGATGGGCTAACGTTGAGAACTTTTCTGCCGGATGTTCCCGGAGATTCACCAGAAGTACCCGGATATATTCTGGTCGGGAGTTGAAGAAGTTGAGAGCGTAGAAGGGAATTTGATGACCCATTAGTACTGTTATTACCGCTGCCGCCACCCCCATTACTGCTGCTGCTACCGTTGCTAGTACCATCGATGCTAGTGGTACGACTAACGGCAGATTGAACGATGGTCTGCACCTGCTTCCTCTGAACGATAATGCGCTGCTGCATCGAAGTAGTAGTAGTGACTGAGTTCACTGTAGCAACACTTCCATGCGGTGGTTTTGGGGCAATCGATCGCGGTTGATTGGTGTTACTATTCAATAATTTTATGGAATTACTGCCCACAATTATTCTCCGAGGGTCACTTTTGGCAGGTGATTGCTGGTTTGCCGGTGGAGATTTCACCTGCGAAGCAAGCGCTGGCACCCTTCTAGGAATGGTTATGTTTGCTGCCCCAGGTTGCGATTGATGATTAATCGGTTGTGTTACTACTGCTGTCCCTTGCTTTCCATTGGATAGTCTGCTCGAATGTTGAAAGCTTCTAGCAGCATGCGACTGTTGAACCAAAGATTGTACATGCGCAATCTTCAACGGGGGTATAGAGGTTGGCGGGTTCACGGTTGGAGTTGGTTGTCCATTTATGGCGGCAACATTTCTTACGGTCAGTGACGGATTCGTCGTTGACGAAACGACCGTTGCCTCCGTACTGTTCGGAGACGAATAGTGTTTTCCAGTGGAAGCTATAACTGCTGCCCTCTGTGCGGATCGTCTAGCAACAGATTGAAGCGCTGAATTGTTATTTACCGCTACGGTTGGCGTGCTGGATGCTTGCTCTGCTTCGTTTTTTCGCTTACTGATACAAATCAATTTCTGAGCTCCGTTTATTTTGGCTTTAATGAGATATGATTCATTCTCGTCAATTCCCCGAAAATGTTTGACAATGTTCAAAATATCAGACTCGCTTAGCGCTTGGTGTTCTGCATTGATCAATTGCGGTGCACTGGATGTAGAGACTGTTGTAGGGGGATTGACTACTACATCGTCATCATCTTCGATTTCAATTACCTCTACTGGAGGTTCTTCAACAGTAGATGACGATTGGACAGGGACGCCAAGGAACGTTTGCGCAGTGCTCGAGTTAATTAGCTGGCTCATCGGTTTGACAGATATAGCCGGTCTTGGCCTTGCAGAGTCGTTTCGATACGCCGTATCGATAACTCGACTGTAAACTTCAGAATTAGTCACAATCCCATTGTCGTCGGTGATTTGAATAGTTCCCAGATTACTACGGCTACGTTCATCATGCTCTTCTGTTTGTCCGTACCAACGTTCCAATAAATTCGACAGTTCTGCATCTAGAGTGGCTTCTCCATCAATATGGGGCACTTCAGCTGGTGCTGGCAACAACTCTGGCAGAGGAAGAATTCTTAAAGTGTTTCCATCCGCCGTTTGTATTGTTTCTACAGTATCTTTTTCGGCATTTTGTACGGATTGCAAGGTCGATGGCTGATCGGAAACAGCCGTCTTCTCATTCACGGTTGCTTTTACGCGTTTAAAACTAGATTCCGCCATATACTCctcatattttcttttcttttcctttcggAACCGATCGCGCTTTTGGCAGTTGTGTTGCACGTAGCTTTCGAAAAACGAATAATATCGTTTGCAGAATGTACATTTGTAACGACACTTTTCGCGATGAGCATCAAACCCGGTTTGATCCTCAAACTTCGTCATACATTTGCTACAAAACAGCTGGATAGGATACCATATATCAAGGAAGCTGTCGGAATCTTCCTGATAAATTGGGCCGGATACTCCTACGTAGCCCAGATCGAACGGATCTTGCAGTGAATCACGGAAAAGTTTGCTGCGCATGCAGTCCTCTATCGTGAGTAGTAGATCTACTGGCGTAGAGACAGGCGGACAGTATCCGACATTCGGATCACACCAGGGTTCGTTATCTGCAATGAGAAAACAATAGAAGATTATTTTACGAGTGCACTACTTGGTGTAACATCTTATATATAGATTTGAGCTTTGTTAATTGATTACTAGATCACCAATCAGTCCAAAaactaaaagcaaagccttgggtataaacgCCTTTaatacttgacccttctttatcacaCACTACACGGCCGGTTATTGGAGTATAGGATTGTCTAGTGTAACGTTCCTTTCAACTCCAGAAATACCGCCCATCCGAAATTCCAGCATACACAACTCCCATTCTTGCCTTCTCGTGATGTAATTTAACTATAATGAGTAACGTCTTATCCTTGATCTAATAAGCATCTGCACTCCATACTAGGAGCGGCCCATAACAGCATCTGACCCAGAACAGGCGGCTAAATCCAGAAACGTATTGTCTCGAATGCTAAGATGGCAGTCCCATCATGAGAGTCGATAGCACTAGCACTTGCTTAAATACGACTAcgaaaaaccaagaaaatttgAACATTGGGTGTGAACCAAACaccgaaataaggacatggaattaATGGAATGAAAGTCCATACGATATAATCGTTTTAACCGAAACCTGGCTTGGCGAACGAACCCCCTCCACACAAATCTTCGGACCGAACTACGAAGTCTCCCGTTGTAACTGAAGTGCGCACAACAGCCGAAAATCAACGGGCGGCGGCGTTTTTCAGTAGCGGTTCATTGCAAACTCAAGGCCTCTGTCTGAGAACACAACGACTTGTTACCTGTTGAGCAAGTTTGGGTGTCTATAAATTTATCCGATCGCTCTCTATACCTGTGCGCTATCTATTTCCCACCGGATCGAGTAAGGGACGCCGTACTCCTCAAGGCCCATATGGTATCGGTCTCCATCTGTTTTTCGGCAGCCTCCGCCTCTGATAATTTGCTAATTCTGGGAGATTTTAATCTCCCCGGGATTAATTGCCGTGAACGCGGCAACGGCTATCTGTTCCTCGACTTCAGTTCTGAAACTCCTCCCCCGATCACCACCGAGTTGTTCGACTGCTATACTACAGCCACTGTGCAGCAAATTAACAAAATCACCAATGAAAAAGGACGCTGCTTGGATCTCTGCTTCGCAAGTGTTTGCAGTCAGGCTCCAGAATGTATGTTGGCGCCTGCTCCACTCGTTAAAGATGTTCTCCATCATCCACCGCTATTAGTTCCGATTTATCAACATTCACCATGCAAATCGACCGACTCACCCTTGTCTATCTATTACGATTTCAACCGCCGATTTTGATGCGATCCAAGGTATACTAAACAGTATCGACTGGAACGCAGCCTTGGAAGAGAACAACGTAAATGCTGCCGCCTTGACCTTCTCGcatattttaaattatatcATCGACCGTCACGTGCCGAAAAAGACGATACGCATAAAGCCACACCTGCCTCGGATAAACGCCATGCTACGTCGCCTTAAATCTGAAAGAAAGGCTGCCTTGAGGTGGATTTCAAGGTATAAAACCCAATCTCTGCGAAACCACTATCAGACTCTCAACAAGCGCTACAAAAAGTTAAGCCGACACTGCTTCCGCAAACACCTAAACAACGTTGAGCGTAGACTGAAGCGTAACCCCCAGTCGTTCTGGAAATATGTTAGTGCACAACGGAAAGACGACGGTCTTCCATCAGCCTTGTTCCTTGGAAGCAACACTGCGACTAAATTGGATATGGTTTGTCAACTGTTCTCGCGGAAATTTTCCAGCGTCATTGTCGATGAAAGGCTGTCCGAAACAGAAGTATCGACTGCTTTAGTCAGCGTTCCAAATCACAGCGATTCTCTCACTAACCTGTCTATTGATGATTCTATGATCAAGCAGGCCGCTTTGAAGTTGAAAAGCTCAACTTCCAGTGGACCGGATGGCGTaccttcaatatttttaaagaactgCATTGATGCCTTGGCTGCTCCAATCCGACGTCTATTTAACTCCTCGATTAGCTCAGGCATATTTCTTTCTGCTTGGAAATCCGCTTACATGTTTCCAGTGTGGAACAAAAGAAACATAGACAACTACAGAGGTATCTCTGCCTTATGTGCATTATCGAAACTCTTCGAGCTCGTTGTGATCGTGCCAATTTCCTCGTTTGTCCAGCAATACATCGCTGATTCATGCCGAAGCGCTCAACGTCTACCAATCTTCTAACGCTCACTACGTACGTAACGGACTGCTTTGACGACCCATCCCAGACGACCGTTATCTACACTGACCTCTCCGCCGCCTTCGACAagctaaatcatcaaatcgccgttgcaaaactggacaaactgggcattggagggccgctgcttcagtggtttaaatcgtatctgaCGAACCGTCCTATCAACGTGTCTATCAATGGCTTCACCTCACCGGCTTTCCCGCTTTTTCTagagtcccacaaggtagccatctcgggcCGTTGGTCTCtcttatttatttcaacgacATCAACTTAATGCTCAAAGGTCCTCGGCTTGTGTTCGCCGACGACCTGAAACTGTTTTCGAAAGTTAACGATTCATCGGACACTCTCGCACTCCAGGAGGAACTGTGGATATTCGCTGGATGGTGCAAACACCATCGCTTGGTACTAAACCACGACAAATGTGAAGTGATAACGTTCTCGACAGAGCTGAACCCTataatattcgattaccgattttCAAGCGTACCCTTAcgccgtgtagattgcgtcaaggatcttggggtactgctggactctaaattgactttcaaacagcatgtttcattcgttgtcgacaaggcctgcagaaacctgggattcatcatgcgtatcgccaaaaacttcaacgatatttattgtttgaaatcacT is part of the Sabethes cyaneus chromosome 2, idSabCyanKW18_F2, whole genome shotgun sequence genome and harbors:
- the LOC128735086 gene encoding uncharacterized protein LOC128735086, with protein sequence MGLDVTGCCRLCLKDASNEEATHIDIEQRQEVGELIRDLYGLNIKRSERGSKYICVPCYKEATNLKKHRDLFRDKQKFVLVNQAILKSQADAFPEDDEPDLEDNEPWCDPNVGYCPPVSTPVDLLLTIEDCMRSKLFRDSLQDPFDLGYVGVSGPIYQEDSDSFLDIWYPIQLFCSKCMTKFEDQTGFDAHREKCRYKCTFCKRYYSFFESYVQHNCQKRDRFRKEKKRKYEEYMAESSFKRVKATVNEKTAVSDQPSTLQSVQNAEKDTVETIQTADGNTLRILPLPELLPAPAEVPHIDGEATLDAELSNLLERWYGQTEEHDERSRSNLGTIQITDDNGIVTNSEVYSRVIDTAYRNDSARPRPAISVKPMSQLINSSTAQTFLGVPVQSSSTVEEPPVEVIEIEDDDDVVVNPPTTVSTSSAPQLINAEHQALSESDILNIVKHFRGIDENESYLIKAKINGAQKLICISKRKNEAEQASSTPTVAVNNNSALQSVARRSAQRAAVIASTGKHYSSPNSTEATVVSSTTNPSLTVRNVAAINGQPTPTVNPPTSIPPLKIAHVQSLVQQSHAARSFQHSSRLSNGKQGTAVVTQPINHQSQPGAANITIPRRVPALASQVKSPPANQQSPAKSDPRRIIVGSNSIKLLNSNTNQPRSIAPKPPHGSVATVNSVTTTTSMQQRIIVQRKQVQTIVQSAVSRTTSIDGTSNGSSSSNGGGGSGNNSTNGSSNSLLRSQLLQLPTRIYPGTSGESPGTSGRKVLNVSPSGRHLQINNTTIARLN